A DNA window from Candidatus Methanoperedens sp. contains the following coding sequences:
- the aroC gene encoding chorismate synthase: MSGNTFGTLFRITTWGESHGPAVGVVVDGCPAGLLLDESDIQKELNRRRPGQSDITTPRKEEDKAEILSGIFQGKTTGAPISILVRNNDVDSSKYEALRDTPRPGHADMTYELKYGYRDWRGGGRSSARETIGRVAAGAIAKKILGINGVEVLGHVVEIGGIRAKTTDIEHIRENTEKNPVRCADMDDALQMEAMIHAARSEGDSVGGIVEIIGLGVPAGVGEPVFDKLGAELAKGLMSIGAVKGIEIGMGFKSSIMRGSQMNDPVGMQDGKPKPLTNNAGGILGGISNGEPIVCRIAVKPTPSISKEQHTVDLKTMKDTRIKITGRHDPSIPPRIVPVAEAMVALVLVDMMMRGGFVKTSAMG; this comes from the coding sequence ATGTCTGGAAATACTTTTGGTACACTTTTTCGGATAACAACATGGGGCGAGAGCCACGGCCCTGCCGTCGGTGTTGTCGTTGACGGCTGCCCTGCCGGCCTTTTACTTGATGAGTCTGATATCCAGAAAGAATTAAACCGCAGGCGTCCGGGGCAAAGCGATATAACAACCCCGCGCAAGGAAGAGGATAAAGCAGAGATATTATCAGGCATATTCCAGGGAAAGACCACAGGCGCGCCGATATCGATACTTGTGCGAAATAATGATGTTGATTCAAGCAAGTACGAGGCGCTTCGTGACACTCCCCGCCCGGGACATGCGGATATGACTTATGAATTAAAGTATGGATACCGCGATTGGCGGGGGGGAGGGAGATCATCAGCGCGTGAAACGATAGGACGTGTCGCAGCCGGCGCAATTGCTAAGAAAATCCTCGGTATTAATGGCGTTGAAGTGTTAGGTCATGTAGTTGAAATCGGAGGAATTCGCGCAAAGACAACCGATATAGAACATATCCGTGAAAATACGGAGAAAAACCCTGTCAGGTGTGCGGATATGGATGATGCATTGCAAATGGAGGCAATGATCCATGCAGCCAGAAGCGAGGGCGATAGTGTAGGCGGGATCGTTGAAATTATTGGCCTCGGAGTCCCGGCCGGGGTAGGTGAGCCTGTATTTGATAAGCTGGGCGCTGAACTTGCAAAGGGATTAATGAGTATAGGCGCTGTGAAGGGCATAGAGATAGGCATGGGATTTAAGAGTTCAATTATGAGAGGCAGCCAGATGAATGATCCGGTCGGGATGCAGGATGGTAAGCCAAAGCCTCTTACAAACAATGCAGGCGGTATCCTTGGAGGCATCAGCAATGGTGAACCAATAGTTTGCAGGATCGCAGTAAAGCCCACTCCATCGATCTCAAAAGAACAGCACACAGTAGACCTTAAGACTATGAAGGATACCCGGATAAAGATAACAGGCCGCCATGATCCTTCTATCCCGCCGCGCATCGTGCCGGTCGCGGAAGCGATGGTGGCGCTTGTGCTTGTTGATATGATGATGAGAGGCGGGTTCGTAAAAACTTCTGCAATGGGATGA
- a CDS encoding O-phosphoserine--tRNA ligase produces the protein MKFNPDEIKEATKKDFDKAWNEGKKYVTNPGINEKYPRVSLKYGKPHPVFDTIQRLRDAYMRMGFEEFMNPIIVEDRDIHKQFGYEALAVLDRCFYIGGLPRPNVGISDDRIIQIKNILGDIGDEGVEKIRQILHSYKKGEIEGDDLVPEMAAGLKVADSRVAVMIDHVFPEFKSLVPVSSQNTLRSHMTSGWFISLGEMCEYRKVPLRLFSVDRVFRREQAEDATRLMAYYSASCVIMDENVSVEDGKAVAAGLLSQFGFSNFTFRPDEKRSKYYVPDTQTEVFAYHPKLVGSKTKYKDGWVEVATFGIYSPSALSQYNIPYPVMNLGMGVERLAMILHDSTDVRALTYPQFQYRTNWVMSDSEIASMIFVEDVPVTETGKEIQAAIVRTCEQYGNTVSPCEFTAWEGELSGKNIRVRVIEPEENTKLCGPAAMNEVISYKNDILGLPRTSRWNEAFKNGVSSGIRYIDAFAARCAKEIEEAAKNGNGCEIRARIIKVPSEINITIDPIVQRYITGLQKKIDTRGPVFTTVRMEIVS, from the coding sequence ATGAAATTCAATCCCGATGAGATAAAAGAAGCAACAAAGAAAGATTTTGACAAAGCCTGGAATGAAGGCAAAAAATATGTTACAAACCCCGGCATCAATGAAAAATACCCGCGCGTATCCTTGAAATATGGTAAACCGCATCCTGTTTTTGACACAATCCAGCGCCTTCGCGATGCATATATGAGGATGGGTTTTGAAGAATTCATGAACCCCATCATAGTTGAAGACAGGGATATCCATAAACAGTTCGGATACGAAGCTCTTGCAGTTCTTGACCGCTGCTTCTACATAGGCGGCTTGCCAAGACCAAACGTGGGAATATCCGATGATAGAATAATCCAGATAAAAAATATCCTGGGAGACATTGGTGATGAGGGCGTTGAAAAAATAAGGCAGATCCTTCATTCCTATAAGAAAGGTGAGATAGAGGGAGATGATCTTGTCCCTGAAATGGCCGCAGGATTAAAAGTCGCAGATTCCAGAGTGGCAGTAATGATAGACCATGTATTCCCTGAATTCAAGTCACTTGTTCCCGTATCCTCGCAGAATACACTTCGAAGCCACATGACATCAGGCTGGTTCATAAGTCTTGGCGAAATGTGTGAATACCGGAAAGTGCCGCTTCGCCTTTTTTCCGTGGACAGGGTATTCCGGCGCGAGCAGGCCGAAGATGCCACACGGCTTATGGCGTATTATTCAGCATCATGCGTTATAATGGATGAGAACGTAAGCGTAGAGGATGGGAAGGCTGTGGCTGCGGGGCTTCTCTCTCAATTCGGTTTTTCTAATTTCACTTTCAGGCCCGATGAAAAGCGGAGTAAATATTATGTGCCTGATACCCAGACCGAAGTTTTTGCATATCATCCGAAGCTTGTGGGTTCAAAGACAAAATACAAGGACGGCTGGGTCGAAGTTGCAACATTCGGGATTTATTCGCCATCTGCCCTCTCACAGTACAATATACCATATCCTGTGATGAACCTGGGGATGGGTGTTGAGCGCCTCGCAATGATACTGCACGATTCAACGGATGTCCGCGCTCTGACATATCCGCAGTTCCAGTACAGGACCAACTGGGTCATGTCAGATAGCGAAATAGCATCAATGATATTTGTCGAGGATGTGCCTGTTACTGAAACAGGAAAAGAGATACAGGCTGCGATCGTCAGGACCTGTGAGCAGTATGGGAATACAGTAAGCCCATGTGAATTTACAGCATGGGAAGGGGAATTATCAGGAAAGAATATTCGTGTCAGGGTCATTGAGCCCGAGGAAAATACAAAGCTTTGCGGACCTGCTGCGATGAACGAGGTCATTTCTTACAAGAACGACATCCTTGGCCTGCCCAGGACTTCGAGGTGGAATGAGGCATTCAAGAACGGTGTCAGTTCCGGCATAAGATATATTGATGCATTCGCGGCGCGCTGCGCAAAAGAGATAGAGGAAGCTGCAAAGAATGGAAATGGCTGCGAAATCAGGGCCAGGATCATCAAGGTGCCATCTGAGATAAATATCACGATAGACCCCATTGTACAGCGGTATATCACGGGATTACAGAAAAAAATAGATACGAGAGGACCTGTATTTACAACTGTCAGGATGGAGATCGTATCTTGA
- a CDS encoding 4Fe-4S dicluster domain-containing protein produces MDILIDEEKCTGCGECIRVCPKGPRIYRLVKKNGKTVAEVVDKSFCIGCTTCVAYCIPKAIRLERGW; encoded by the coding sequence ATAGACATACTCATTGATGAAGAAAAATGCACAGGATGCGGGGAATGTATAAGGGTTTGCCCGAAAGGGCCAAGGATTTACAGGCTCGTTAAGAAAAATGGTAAGACTGTTGCAGAAGTTGTGGATAAAAGTTTCTGTATCGGATGTACAACATGCGTGGCATACTGCATACCAAAAGCAATAAGGCTTGAGCGAGGGTGGTAA